The proteins below are encoded in one region of Phytoactinopolyspora mesophila:
- a CDS encoding ABC transporter substrate-binding protein codes for MIVTRRIRTITLAFAGFFLLAACGDDNREHEAYLLVEEGQLTVCSEVPYPPFEFEDPEAPSGYSGFDMDLMQEIADRLELPMEVKVVGFDPLVDGTVFHYRQCDAGASAITIREDREQDLDFSDPYFDSLQSLLVPVDSGISSIDDLNGKSVGIQASSTGQEFAMENLPDGAVPQAYPGDAELLPALQSGHIDAILQDYPVNDEHAQANDDYEVVETFETDEQYGFAFGKGEKTELLNAVNEHLAQMREDGTYEEIYQRYFNVD; via the coding sequence ATGATCGTAACACGCCGCATACGAACAATCACTCTCGCGTTCGCCGGTTTCTTTCTGCTCGCCGCGTGCGGAGATGACAACAGAGAGCACGAGGCATATCTCCTCGTCGAAGAAGGCCAGCTCACGGTCTGTTCAGAGGTTCCGTATCCGCCGTTCGAGTTCGAGGATCCCGAGGCTCCCAGTGGCTACAGCGGGTTCGACATGGACTTGATGCAGGAGATCGCCGACCGCCTAGAACTGCCCATGGAGGTCAAGGTGGTCGGATTCGATCCGCTCGTCGACGGCACGGTGTTCCACTACCGGCAATGCGACGCCGGCGCTTCCGCGATCACCATCCGGGAGGATCGCGAGCAGGACCTCGACTTCTCCGACCCGTACTTCGACTCACTTCAGTCCCTGCTGGTTCCCGTCGACTCCGGCATCTCCTCGATCGACGACCTCAACGGCAAATCGGTCGGCATCCAGGCGAGCAGCACCGGCCAGGAGTTCGCCATGGAGAACCTCCCCGACGGCGCCGTTCCTCAGGCCTATCCCGGCGACGCCGAACTCCTGCCGGCCCTCCAGTCCGGTCACATCGACGCGATCCTGCAGGACTATCCCGTGAACGACGAGCACGCGCAGGCCAACGACGACTACGAGGTCGTCGAGACGTTCGAGACCGACGAGCAGTACGGATTCGCCTTCGGCAAAGGCGAGAAAACCGAGCTACTCAACGCCGTTAACGAACACCTGGCTCAGATGCGCGAGGACGGCACCTACGAGGAGATCTATCAGAGGTACTTCAACGTCGACTAA
- a CDS encoding transporter substrate-binding domain-containing protein, translating to MTLLHISRSIAVAAAGVLLLSACGDDGDDASAEANGDFNLVQDGVLTVCSDVPYPPFEFEDSDAPSGYSGFDMDLMQEIADNLGLEMSVQAVGFDPLQSGTVFAANQCDVGASAMTITEERQENIDFSDPYYDSLQSLLTSVDSGISSIEDLDGRNVGVQQGTTGQSFAEENLPEGASPQAFPSDGELWPALQAGNIDAILQDFPVNYEHEQDDEGYAIVETYETDEQYGFAFGKDDRPELLAAVNEQLAELREDGTYDEIYAEYFEVD from the coding sequence ATGACCTTGCTCCACATATCGCGCTCGATCGCCGTCGCCGCCGCCGGCGTCCTGCTGCTGTCCGCCTGCGGCGACGACGGCGACGACGCCTCCGCCGAGGCCAACGGCGACTTCAATCTCGTCCAGGACGGCGTGCTGACGGTCTGCTCGGACGTTCCGTACCCACCGTTCGAGTTCGAAGACTCGGACGCACCAAGCGGGTACAGCGGCTTCGACATGGATCTCATGCAGGAGATCGCCGACAATCTCGGCCTCGAAATGTCCGTACAGGCCGTGGGGTTCGACCCCCTTCAAAGCGGCACGGTCTTCGCCGCCAACCAATGTGACGTCGGTGCCTCGGCGATGACCATCACCGAGGAGCGCCAGGAGAACATCGACTTCTCCGACCCGTACTACGACTCTCTGCAATCGCTCTTGACCAGCGTGGACTCCGGGATCTCCTCGATCGAGGACCTCGACGGACGCAACGTCGGAGTCCAGCAAGGCACCACGGGCCAATCGTTCGCCGAGGAGAACCTCCCGGAAGGCGCCTCTCCTCAGGCGTTCCCGAGCGACGGGGAACTGTGGCCCGCCCTGCAAGCAGGCAACATCGACGCGATCCTGCAGGACTTCCCGGTCAACTATGAGCACGAACAGGACGACGAAGGCTACGCGATCGTCGAGACGTACGAGACCGACGAGCAGTACGGCTTCGCGTTCGGCAAGGACGACCGCCCCGAATTACTGGCCGCCGTCAATGAGCAACTGGCTGAGCTGCGCGAAGACGGGACGTACGACGAGATCTACGCCGAGTACTTCGAAGTCGACTAA
- a CDS encoding ABC transporter permease subunit: MRKVTRRRLNRGALYVVFVAAVGAIVVAADWERLQRTFFRVEIARDQLPEIITIAARNTILFTLIAFGGGLVLGVTLALMKLSPVLPYRWFAIAYIEVFRGLPALLTIFGMAYVLPIAFGIRVPGGNVGAGLLALVMVAGAYIAEIVRAGIEGVPKGQTEAARSLGMSPTRTMFSIILPQAFRIVIPPITNEFVLLIKDTSLLFIVGTTLTTKEITTFSRDAVVNTGNATPLIMGGMLYLLITIPLTRLVAVLERRMARTR, encoded by the coding sequence GTGCGAAAAGTCACCAGAAGGCGCCTCAATCGCGGCGCCTTGTACGTGGTGTTCGTCGCGGCGGTCGGGGCTATCGTTGTCGCTGCCGACTGGGAACGACTACAGCGGACCTTCTTCAGAGTCGAGATCGCCCGCGATCAGCTTCCCGAGATCATCACGATCGCCGCGCGGAACACCATACTTTTCACCCTCATCGCGTTCGGTGGTGGCCTGGTATTAGGCGTCACGCTGGCTTTGATGAAGCTTTCGCCGGTACTGCCTTATCGGTGGTTCGCGATCGCCTACATCGAGGTCTTCCGTGGTCTACCCGCACTGCTGACCATCTTCGGGATGGCCTACGTGCTGCCGATAGCCTTCGGCATCCGGGTGCCTGGAGGAAATGTCGGCGCGGGCCTACTCGCGTTGGTCATGGTCGCCGGCGCCTACATCGCGGAGATCGTTCGAGCCGGCATCGAAGGTGTGCCCAAAGGGCAGACCGAGGCCGCCCGTTCCCTGGGCATGTCTCCTACCCGAACGATGTTCTCGATTATCCTGCCGCAGGCTTTCCGGATCGTGATCCCGCCGATCACCAACGAATTCGTCCTTCTGATCAAGGACACATCGCTGTTGTTCATCGTCGGCACAACACTGACGACGAAGGAGATCACGACGTTCTCCCGGGACGCCGTGGTCAACACCGGGAATGCCACGCCGCTCATTATGGGAGGCATGTTGTATCTGCTGATCACCATTCCGCTGACGCGCCTGGTGGCCGTGCTGGAACGCCGGATGGCGAGGACCCGATGA
- a CDS encoding amino acid ABC transporter ATP-binding protein: MTRTGQLSPDVPAIEVADLHKSFGELAVLKGIDLTVDAGQVVCVVGPSGSGKSTLLRCVNRLEEPTSGKIRVEGIDILDPEVDLDRVRARIGMVFQQFNLFPHLTVLRNLTLAQQRVLGRGKQDAQRIAIENLERVGLIDKKDAYPAHLSGGQQQRAAIARSLSMEPDMMLFDEPTSALDPELVGDVLDVMRGLATSGMTMMVVTHEMGFAREVGDELIFMDEGVIVESGNPRDVLSNPRHQRTQAFLSKVL, encoded by the coding sequence ATGACGCGGACCGGTCAGCTGTCCCCTGACGTCCCGGCGATCGAGGTCGCCGATTTACACAAGAGTTTTGGCGAGCTAGCTGTTCTGAAAGGTATCGACTTGACGGTCGACGCCGGTCAGGTCGTGTGCGTCGTCGGCCCCAGCGGGTCGGGCAAATCCACTCTGCTGCGGTGTGTCAACCGCCTCGAAGAGCCGACCTCCGGAAAGATCCGGGTCGAGGGAATCGACATTCTCGATCCGGAGGTCGACCTCGACCGCGTCCGGGCCCGTATAGGCATGGTGTTTCAGCAGTTCAACTTGTTTCCGCACCTGACGGTGCTGCGCAATCTCACGCTCGCTCAGCAACGAGTGCTCGGGCGTGGAAAGCAAGACGCCCAGAGAATCGCCATCGAGAACCTCGAGCGGGTCGGTCTCATCGACAAGAAGGACGCCTACCCAGCGCACCTTTCCGGCGGCCAGCAGCAGCGGGCTGCCATCGCCCGCTCCCTGTCGATGGAGCCGGACATGATGCTCTTCGACGAGCCGACCTCGGCACTGGACCCCGAACTCGTCGGAGATGTGCTGGACGTGATGCGCGGCTTGGCAACCAGCGGAATGACGATGATGGTCGTCACCCATGAGATGGGCTTCGCTCGTGAGGTGGGCGACGAGCTGATCTTCATGGACGAGGGCGTCATCGTGGAATCAGGCAACCCCAGGGACGTGCTGAGCAATCCGCGGCATCAGAGAACACAGGCTTTTCTCTCCAAAGTTCTCTGA
- a CDS encoding anti-sigma factor yields MSDPRTTNADLVELSVPASSAYLAVLRTTSAGLGARLGLTLDDIEDLRIAVDEACAMLLPVAQPGANLQCRFELHDDVLEVLVSVAATHTTLPGPDSFAWTVLSALAGDVRSSVRDGRVAITLRKKRG; encoded by the coding sequence GTGAGCGATCCCCGCACGACGAACGCTGATCTCGTCGAGCTGAGCGTGCCCGCGTCCAGCGCATATCTGGCTGTGCTGCGCACCACTTCAGCAGGGTTGGGAGCCCGCCTAGGCCTCACTCTGGACGACATCGAAGATCTCCGGATCGCCGTCGACGAAGCCTGTGCCATGCTGCTCCCGGTGGCACAGCCCGGCGCGAACCTCCAGTGCCGTTTCGAACTCCACGACGACGTCCTGGAGGTCCTGGTATCAGTGGCCGCCACGCACACCACGCTCCCGGGCCCGGACAGCTTCGCGTGGACTGTCCTGTCCGCCTTGGCGGGCGACGTGCGTTCGTCGGTCCGGGACGGGCGTGTCGCCATCACGCTGCGCAAGAAGCGCGGGTGA
- a CDS encoding RNA polymerase sigma factor SigF, with protein MSPSRCARSAGEPRVEQTTVDRTESRELLLELAALDPADPRRLAMRNRLATLHLPLAEHLARRFAGRGEPYEDLVQVATIGLIKSLDRYDPRRGVEFSTYATPTILGEIKRWFRDKGWAVRVPRRLQELRLSIGTATTELTHQLGRSPTINELATAVGVGEDAVLEALESATAYSAVSLDAPETSAETGAAPLEVIGHDDEALEGVENREAIARILSTLPERERRIIVLRFFRNMTQSQIADEVGISQMHVSRLLSRTLANLRESLLTDPHDETL; from the coding sequence GTGTCGCCATCACGCTGCGCAAGAAGCGCGGGTGAACCACGGGTGGAGCAAACTACCGTCGACCGCACTGAAAGCCGCGAGCTACTTCTCGAACTCGCGGCTCTCGATCCAGCCGACCCCCGGCGGCTGGCCATGCGGAACCGGCTGGCCACCCTCCATCTGCCGCTGGCCGAGCATCTGGCTCGGCGTTTCGCCGGCCGCGGTGAGCCGTACGAAGACCTCGTACAGGTCGCCACCATCGGGCTGATCAAGTCCCTTGACCGATACGATCCCCGCCGTGGCGTCGAGTTCTCTACCTACGCCACACCCACCATCCTCGGCGAGATCAAGCGGTGGTTCCGCGACAAGGGCTGGGCCGTGCGGGTTCCCCGGCGGCTCCAGGAGCTCCGGTTGTCCATCGGCACGGCCACGACGGAACTCACGCACCAGCTCGGCCGCTCGCCCACCATCAACGAGCTGGCCACGGCAGTGGGGGTCGGCGAGGATGCCGTGCTGGAGGCGCTCGAATCCGCGACGGCCTATAGCGCGGTCTCGCTGGACGCCCCGGAGACGAGCGCCGAGACCGGTGCCGCGCCGCTCGAGGTCATCGGCCATGACGACGAGGCGCTTGAAGGAGTGGAGAACCGGGAAGCGATCGCTCGGATCCTGAGTACGTTGCCCGAGCGGGAGCGGCGGATCATCGTCCTGCGCTTCTTCCGCAACATGACACAGTCCCAAATCGCCGACGAGGTCGGCATCTCCCAGATGCACGTTTCCCGGCTGTTGTCGCGTACGCTGGCCAACCTCCGCGAGTCGCTGCTGACCGACCCCCACGACGAGACGCTGTAG
- a CDS encoding diacylglycerol/lipid kinase family protein: MRALVVVNPHATTTSERTRDVLISALRHDLELHVVETTHRAHAVELGRQARTQKLDLVIAVGGDGTVNELINGMLDGEHGSDVPAIGIVPGGSTNVLARNLGIPEDPVEATGLLLDALREGRRQPLGLGRLDQRYFTFAAGVGLDADVVRTVEELRAAGRKSTHALYVRTAVRRLFAQPDRRHSRITITAAGHEGEALPPVAVAVISNCSPWTYLGSRPLRPTPRASFDSGLDLFGLSGLGLIPTVKSVAQMTTRRGPRGRRVVSLHDQHELTLHSEQPMPVQLDGDYIGERTSVTVSSVPNAIGVAY, translated from the coding sequence ATGCGTGCCCTTGTCGTGGTCAATCCACATGCAACGACCACGTCCGAGCGGACCCGTGACGTCCTCATCTCCGCTCTGCGGCACGATCTCGAGCTTCACGTGGTTGAGACGACACATCGCGCCCACGCCGTAGAGCTTGGCCGCCAAGCCCGGACACAGAAGCTCGACCTCGTGATCGCCGTCGGCGGTGACGGCACGGTCAATGAACTGATCAACGGCATGCTCGACGGTGAACATGGCAGCGACGTCCCCGCCATCGGCATAGTTCCCGGCGGCAGCACCAACGTCCTGGCCCGCAACCTCGGCATTCCCGAGGATCCTGTCGAGGCCACCGGCCTGCTGCTGGACGCATTGCGTGAGGGACGGCGCCAGCCGCTCGGCCTGGGCCGGCTCGACCAGCGGTATTTCACCTTCGCCGCTGGCGTGGGGCTCGACGCCGATGTGGTCCGGACGGTCGAAGAACTGCGTGCGGCCGGTCGCAAGTCGACTCACGCGCTGTACGTCCGCACAGCGGTTCGCCGCCTTTTCGCGCAGCCGGACCGCCGTCACAGCAGGATCACCATCACCGCCGCCGGTCACGAAGGTGAGGCGTTGCCACCTGTCGCCGTCGCCGTCATCAGCAACTGCTCGCCATGGACGTACCTGGGCAGCCGGCCGCTGCGGCCGACGCCGCGGGCGAGCTTCGATTCGGGCCTCGACCTGTTCGGACTCAGCGGCCTAGGGCTGATCCCCACCGTGAAGTCCGTAGCCCAGATGACTACCCGTCGCGGCCCACGTGGGCGCCGGGTGGTATCGCTCCACGACCAGCACGAACTCACCTTGCACTCGGAGCAGCCGATGCCGGTTCAGCTCGACGGCGACTACATCGGGGAACGGACCAGCGTTACCGTCTCATCCGTCCCGAACGCCATAGGCGTCGCATACTGA
- a CDS encoding WhiB family transcriptional regulator, whose translation MDWRHRAACRDEDPELFFPIGNTGPALLQIEEAKAVCRRCDVREECLRWALESGQDAGVWGGLSEDERRALKRRNARARARAY comes from the coding sequence ATGGACTGGCGCCACCGTGCCGCCTGTCGCGACGAGGACCCCGAGCTGTTCTTCCCCATCGGGAACACTGGTCCTGCGTTGCTCCAGATCGAAGAAGCCAAGGCGGTCTGCCGACGGTGTGACGTTCGCGAGGAGTGCCTACGCTGGGCACTTGAGAGCGGACAGGACGCAGGCGTCTGGGGCGGGCTGTCCGAGGACGAGCGCAGGGCTCTCAAGCGTCGCAACGCCCGCGCCCGCGCCCGCGCATACTGA
- a CDS encoding histidine kinase N-terminal domain-containing protein → MPSLNDVVRRRTDLTEADLDWLHSLVADWQLMADLSFADLVLWVPDRDGAGFWAAAQMRPTTGPTAYVEDLVGTFLAKGRRPLVDSAYTDGVIKREGDPEWWDDVPVRVEAIPVRHDHRFIAVIGRHTNLVSVRTPSRLELAYLECASDLAKLVVDGRFPHARRTDMGRRGAPRVGDGLVRLDPDGMVRYASPNAMSAYRRLGLSADLVGQHFGQATATLAPRGGAMDESLDVLVAGRQHVRTEIEGNGTVVTLRTIPLDPGGEYSGALVLCRDVTEVRRRERELLTKDATIREIHHRVKNNLQTVAALLRLQARRMRAPEGRAALEEAVRRVGAIAVVHETLAQTVDDTVDFDGVADRLLAMVAEVAATEPRVHGRRSGTFGVLSASVATPLAMALTEILQNAVEHGLGDHEGTVTLEATRHDGRLRIVIEDDGVGLPPGFDPELSGNLGLQIVRTLVIGELGGTIDVASRPASGARVVLDLPIDG, encoded by the coding sequence GTGCCGTCGTTGAACGATGTTGTCCGCCGCCGTACCGATCTCACCGAAGCTGATCTCGATTGGCTGCATAGCCTGGTCGCCGACTGGCAGTTGATGGCTGACTTGTCGTTCGCCGATCTCGTGTTGTGGGTGCCCGATCGCGATGGCGCAGGCTTCTGGGCTGCGGCCCAGATGCGCCCCACAACGGGGCCCACGGCGTACGTCGAGGATCTGGTCGGCACCTTCCTCGCGAAGGGGCGGCGGCCGCTGGTCGACTCCGCGTACACAGACGGTGTGATCAAACGGGAGGGCGATCCCGAATGGTGGGACGACGTGCCGGTGCGCGTCGAGGCGATCCCCGTTCGACACGACCACCGATTCATCGCGGTGATCGGGCGGCACACGAATCTCGTCTCCGTTCGGACGCCGAGCCGGCTGGAACTCGCCTACCTCGAGTGTGCGAGCGATCTTGCCAAGCTCGTCGTCGACGGCCGTTTCCCCCACGCACGACGCACTGATATGGGCAGACGTGGAGCTCCTCGAGTCGGTGACGGCCTGGTGCGCCTGGATCCGGACGGCATGGTCCGTTATGCGAGCCCCAACGCGATGTCCGCCTACCGGAGGCTTGGATTGTCAGCGGATCTCGTGGGTCAGCACTTCGGTCAAGCCACCGCCACTCTCGCGCCCCGCGGCGGAGCCATGGACGAGTCCCTCGACGTGCTGGTGGCCGGGCGGCAGCACGTCCGGACGGAGATCGAGGGCAACGGGACAGTGGTGACATTGCGCACCATTCCGCTCGACCCCGGCGGGGAGTACTCGGGCGCGCTGGTGCTCTGCCGTGATGTGACTGAGGTTCGGCGTAGGGAACGCGAGCTACTGACCAAGGACGCGACCATCCGCGAGATTCACCATCGGGTGAAGAACAATCTTCAGACGGTGGCGGCGCTGCTGCGTTTGCAGGCACGCCGGATGCGGGCGCCTGAAGGGCGCGCCGCGTTGGAGGAAGCCGTTCGCAGAGTCGGGGCAATCGCCGTAGTTCATGAGACGCTGGCGCAAACCGTGGATGACACTGTCGACTTCGACGGCGTAGCCGACCGGCTGCTGGCGATGGTCGCTGAGGTGGCGGCTACGGAGCCGCGGGTCCATGGACGGCGGTCGGGGACATTCGGCGTCTTGTCCGCGAGCGTGGCGACGCCGCTGGCGATGGCGCTGACCGAGATTTTGCAGAATGCCGTTGAGCACGGCCTGGGCGACCATGAGGGAACGGTGACGCTGGAGGCGACCCGCCACGACGGTCGGTTGCGGATCGTCATCGAAGACGACGGTGTTGGGCTTCCGCCAGGGTTCGACCCCGAGCTCTCCGGCAACCTCGGTCTGCAAATAGTGCGGACCTTGGTGATAGGCGAGCTCGGGGGCACAATCGATGTTGCCTCGCGACCGGCTAGCGGGGCGCGAGTGGTGCTGGACCTGCCGATTGACGGTTAA
- a CDS encoding DUF2785 domain-containing protein, with the protein MQRSSYWERVVAQGYPVPQGEALDELTTELAAMLGEPDPHVRDDIAYSVLHTWISEGVYDHLLSGLGDGLAYGLRQGLGERETNSVLRRSYSAITLAGVVARDNLIHTLPPAVVLTWADYAVAWILAEKDLRGWVPELGWVHAITHGADLLATLTASRHLGTDELAVLLDVVAERLLTQTDQRFSGHETERLAYATMSLLHRNLVPTDVLETWLERLAPMAGDVNAPNTPEPANKVNAMEYLKALHLQLLLGVRGTPAQEASASPQAAPKARTDLLIALQNALRSGSPWLYRQTARPSAPPAR; encoded by the coding sequence GTGCAAAGGTCGTCGTACTGGGAGCGTGTCGTCGCGCAGGGCTACCCCGTACCCCAGGGCGAGGCCCTTGACGAGCTCACCACTGAACTGGCCGCCATGCTGGGCGAGCCCGATCCGCATGTGCGCGACGACATCGCCTACTCGGTGCTGCACACCTGGATCTCCGAAGGCGTCTACGACCACCTGCTGTCCGGGCTCGGCGACGGCCTCGCGTACGGGCTACGCCAGGGCCTGGGCGAGCGCGAGACGAACTCAGTCCTGCGCCGCTCCTACTCGGCGATCACCTTGGCCGGCGTCGTCGCTCGCGACAACCTGATTCACACCTTGCCACCCGCTGTTGTGCTCACCTGGGCCGATTACGCCGTCGCCTGGATCCTCGCCGAGAAGGATCTACGCGGTTGGGTACCCGAACTCGGTTGGGTGCACGCCATCACCCACGGTGCCGACCTCCTTGCCACCCTCACCGCATCCCGCCACCTCGGCACTGACGAGCTCGCCGTGCTGCTCGATGTGGTTGCCGAGCGGCTGCTCACGCAGACCGATCAGCGCTTCAGCGGTCACGAGACCGAGCGGCTCGCCTATGCCACGATGTCGCTACTGCACCGCAACCTCGTGCCTACCGACGTCTTGGAGACGTGGCTGGAACGGCTCGCGCCCATGGCCGGCGACGTCAACGCCCCAAACACTCCTGAACCGGCGAACAAGGTCAATGCCATGGAGTACCTCAAAGCGCTGCACCTACAGTTGCTGCTCGGGGTACGCGGCACACCGGCGCAGGAGGCGTCAGCTTCACCGCAGGCCGCTCCGAAGGCCCGCACCGACCTCTTGATCGCGCTACAGAACGCGCTGCGCTCTGGGTCACCCTGGCTGTACCGCCAGACCGCCCGGCCATCGGCGCCACCGGCCCGCTGA
- a CDS encoding GlxA family transcriptional regulator → MLRNVAVLALDGVAPFELGVLTEAFGIDRSEQGLPVLDFNVCGIRPGPVKTSVGFDLVVSHGLEKLAEADLIGIPAVPRQRVLEQREPYTEELFALLRDAVERGARVLSVCTGAFLLGAAGLLDGRRCTTHWMHSDELARTFPAAKVDPDVLYVDEDPVITSAGTAAGIDACLHLWRKEYGADAAVAIARRMVVPPHRDGGQAQFVEAPIRAMPLQTMAGVIDYMEGHLDEDLTVESLAALASMSPRTFARRFRAETGATPYGWLLGRRVAAAQQMLEQGDDTIDAIAAATGFGTGAALRHHFSRRLGTTPQGYRATFRHRAS, encoded by the coding sequence ATGCTCCGGAATGTGGCGGTACTGGCGCTCGACGGCGTTGCGCCGTTCGAGCTGGGTGTGCTCACCGAGGCTTTCGGCATCGACCGTTCCGAGCAGGGTCTTCCCGTCCTTGATTTCAACGTGTGTGGGATCCGGCCTGGCCCGGTGAAGACATCTGTGGGATTTGATCTCGTGGTGTCGCACGGACTGGAGAAGCTGGCTGAGGCCGACCTGATCGGCATCCCGGCCGTCCCCAGGCAGCGCGTGCTCGAGCAGCGTGAGCCCTACACCGAAGAATTGTTCGCGCTTTTACGCGACGCGGTGGAGCGTGGTGCTCGCGTGCTCTCGGTATGTACCGGCGCGTTCTTGCTGGGCGCGGCCGGACTGCTGGATGGGCGACGCTGTACCACGCACTGGATGCACAGCGACGAGCTCGCGCGCACTTTCCCGGCGGCCAAGGTCGACCCCGATGTGCTATATGTCGACGAGGATCCGGTGATCACCAGCGCTGGGACAGCCGCGGGCATCGACGCGTGCTTGCACTTGTGGCGCAAGGAGTATGGCGCCGACGCCGCTGTGGCCATCGCCCGCCGGATGGTGGTGCCCCCACACAGGGACGGCGGCCAGGCGCAGTTCGTCGAGGCGCCGATCCGGGCCATGCCGTTGCAGACCATGGCCGGCGTCATCGACTACATGGAGGGCCATCTCGACGAGGACCTCACGGTCGAGAGCCTGGCCGCGTTGGCCTCGATGTCCCCGAGGACCTTTGCGCGACGGTTTCGTGCCGAGACCGGGGCCACGCCGTACGGATGGCTACTCGGACGCCGGGTCGCGGCCGCTCAGCAGATGCTCGAGCAAGGCGACGACACCATCGACGCGATCGCGGCAGCCACCGGGTTCGGCACCGGCGCCGCGCTGAGGCACCATTTCAGCCGACGGCTGGGCACCACGCCACAAGGCTACCGAGCCACATTCCGGCACCGGGCGTCCTGA
- a CDS encoding biotin/lipoyl-binding carrier protein, which yields MAEQVSAEMVANVHSVTVSKGQRVEPGAMLLVLESMKMEIPVLAEGGGVVADIRVGAGDVVQEGDILVVID from the coding sequence GTGGCAGAGCAGGTATCCGCCGAGATGGTGGCCAATGTCCATTCCGTGACCGTGTCCAAGGGGCAGCGGGTCGAGCCTGGCGCGATGCTACTGGTGCTGGAGTCGATGAAGATGGAGATCCCCGTGCTGGCCGAGGGGGGAGGCGTGGTGGCCGACATCAGGGTGGGCGCCGGCGACGTCGTCCAGGAAGGCGACATTCTGGTCGTCATCGACTAG
- a CDS encoding DUF5317 family protein has protein sequence MSIVVLVVLALIAGLAVGYARHGRLRRLAQPPPVRNRLLLTALGLYILAVFASWAWESALGILSALSWFVVAFYAWLNRWMPGARLIALGLCANALVLLLNGSVPVSADAAARAGVERSTLTEGNTQPADDSTRLALLAKNVPVAFPNRPEVVSPGDIAVAAGLAAVLATGMTGRRPATNVIPATRRRDRYAEAEIHDANSPPDDETAPADHDAADDASADDTPTAPGHAASAHAGRSGNDHPRARMNRQRRTDTTPVRRHANA, from the coding sequence ATGAGTATTGTGGTGCTCGTTGTGCTCGCGCTGATAGCCGGCCTGGCCGTCGGCTATGCGAGGCACGGCCGGCTACGGCGGCTGGCCCAACCACCACCGGTTCGCAATAGGTTGTTGCTCACCGCACTCGGCCTTTACATCCTCGCCGTCTTCGCCAGCTGGGCGTGGGAATCCGCGCTAGGGATACTGTCAGCTCTCAGCTGGTTCGTCGTGGCTTTCTACGCCTGGCTCAACCGCTGGATGCCCGGGGCACGGCTGATCGCGCTCGGGTTGTGCGCGAACGCCCTGGTACTCCTACTCAACGGATCCGTGCCGGTTTCGGCCGACGCCGCGGCTCGGGCCGGCGTGGAACGCTCGACGCTCACAGAGGGCAACACCCAGCCGGCCGATGATTCGACCCGGCTGGCCCTGCTCGCCAAGAACGTGCCCGTGGCCTTCCCCAATCGCCCCGAGGTGGTCAGCCCGGGAGACATCGCCGTGGCCGCCGGCCTGGCAGCGGTTCTGGCCACCGGCATGACCGGCCGGCGACCGGCCACCAACGTCATCCCGGCGACGAGGCGGCGAGACCGATATGCCGAAGCCGAGATCCACGACGCCAACTCACCGCCGGATGACGAAACCGCCCCGGCTGACCACGACGCCGCCGACGATGCGTCCGCCGACGACACACCCACAGCGCCAGGCCATGCAGCGTCCGCACATGCCGGGCGAAGCGGAAACGACCACCCTCGTGCGAGAATGAACCGCCAGCGCCGAACGGACACCACGCCGGTCCGGCGCCATGCCAACGCATGA
- a CDS encoding 50S ribosomal protein bL37: MGKRARKRRGRKNSKANHGKRPNAG, encoded by the coding sequence ATGGGCAAGCGCGCACGCAAGCGTCGCGGACGCAAGAACAGCAAGGCCAACCACGGCAAGCGGCCCAACGCCGGCTGA